One genomic region from Gossypium hirsutum isolate 1008001.06 chromosome D13, Gossypium_hirsutum_v2.1, whole genome shotgun sequence encodes:
- the LOC107920715 gene encoding uncharacterized protein, with product MAGYGYAYRGGYTTYNGGVAPRGGTEGWNKTSYSSDHTCQPVFIDAEGRRKPITSYTGPHGSTEYYVTKTEIVEVPYMAEFKQRAPVRVEVVRDHGEGKLMTRPLSPGEWRESSSPVRYHTEEKWNKPSRPVQYDVEEKWNKPSSPVRYRVEEKWNKPSSPVGYGVEEKWSRPSSPVRYHVEEKWTNRPSSPVKERPQQVPDFITKVQTQASRPNKFGPLSATYWRQTPATTTTTVGGPWNNQSHGGGWSKGHEANLSQPTSNINTAVEYLKEAVKPPAPRYDGYPNTIDSREAERKYGDLAVGTPPIGSYGRTIDSREAARKYRGTAV from the coding sequence ATGGCTGGCTATGGTTATGCATACAGAGGTGGCTACACGACCTACAATGGCGGCGTTGCTCCACGAGGTGGCACCGAGGGGTGGAACAAAACAAGCTATAGCTCAGATCATACGTGTCAGCCTGTGTTCATTGATGCAGAAGGGAGGAGGAAGCCGATCACGTCTTACACTGGTCCGCACGGTAGCACCGAGTATTACGTTACAAAAACCGAGATCGTCGAGGTTCCATATATGGCCGAATTCAAGCAAAGGGCTCCTGTAAGAGTTGAGGTGGTGAGGGACCATGGTGAGGGTAAGCTGATGACTAGGCCCTTAAGTCCCGGGGAATGGCGGGAGAGTTCAAGTCCTGTTCGGTATCATACTGAAGAGAAATGGAATAAGCCTTCTAGACCCGTTCAGTATGACGTCGAAGAGAAATGGAATAAGCCATCGAGTCCTGTTCGGTATCGTGTCGAAGAGAAATGGAATAAGCCATCTAGTCCTGTTGGTTATGGTGTCGAAGAGAAATGGAGTAGGCCTTCGAGTCCTGTTCGGTACCATGTCGAAGAGAAATGGACGAACCGGCCTTCAAGTCCGGTTAAGGAACGTCCACAACAAGTTCCGGATTTCATTACCAAAGTTCAAACTCAAGCTAGCCGACCAAACAAGTTCGGTCCTCTCAGCGCAACATATTGGCGCCAGACACCAGCCACGACCACCACAACCGTTGGTGGTCCGTGGAACAACCAGAGTCATGGTGGGGGATGGTCCAAAGGACACGAGGCTAACCTTAGCCAACCAACCAGCAACATCAACACTGCCGTGGAATACTTAAAGGAAGCTGTTAAACCACCTGCTCCCAGGTATGATGGATATCCTAACACCATTGACAGCAGGGAAGCTGAAAGAAAATATGGCGACTTGGCTGTCGGAACGCCGCCAATCGGAAGTTATGGCAGAACCATTGATAGCAGGGAAGCTGCAAGAAAATATCGTGGAACAGCAGTGTGA